One window of the Xenopus tropicalis strain Nigerian chromosome 10, UCB_Xtro_10.0, whole genome shotgun sequence genome contains the following:
- the cacng1 gene encoding voltage-dependent calcium channel gamma-1 subunit codes for MKELKVLKIRVTSCIALVGISLMLAAVMSDHWAVLSPKLDDDTQSCEVAHFGLWRLCKKKIFMSDQETMIKGCGPLSLPGEHSCTYFKHFTSGENADIFEVTTQKEYSISAAAIAIIGVGFMTMGTVCTLLSFKEKLDYLLKPAGLFFIFAGLCMIISAEVIRQSVHRMIDSKETVWIEYYYSWSFACACAAFVLLFVCGVALVLISLPRMPRNPWETCMDAEPDM; via the exons ATGAAGGAGCTGAAGGTGCTGAAGATCCGGGTCACGTCCTGTATCGCCCTGGTGGGCATCTCGCTCATGTTGGCGGCCGTAATGAGCGACCACTGGGCCGTACTGAGCCCCAAACTGGACGACGACACCCAGTCCTGCGAGGTGGCCCACTTTGGCCTATGGAGGCTGTGTAAGAAGAAGATTTTCATGAGTGATCAGGAGACTATGATCAAGGGATGTGGCCCCCTGAGCCTTCCTGGGG AGCACAGCTGCACCTACTTCAAGCATTTCACTTCAGGGGAGAACGCGGATATTTTCGAGGTGACGACGCAGAAAG AGTACAGCATCTCGGCAGCCGCCATCGCCATCATCGGAGTGGGGTTCATGACTATGGGCACAGTGTGCACCCTGCTGTCCTTCAAGGAGAAGCTCGACTACCTGCTCAAACCCGCCGGCCTCTTCTTCATCTTTGCAG GGCTGTGCATGATTATCTCGGCGGAAGTGATCAGACAGTCGGTGCACCGGATGATAGACAGTAAGGAGACGGTCTGGATCGAGTATTATTATTCGTGGTCCTTCGCCTGCGCCTGCGCCGCCTTCGTGCTGCTGTTCGTGTGCGGCGTCGCCCTGGTGCTCATCTCCCTGCCGCGCATGCCCAGGAACCCCTGGGAGACCTGTATGGACGCGGAGCCCGACATGTGA